The following proteins come from a genomic window of Kitasatospora sp. NBC_01246:
- the tsaB gene encoding tRNA (adenosine(37)-N6)-threonylcarbamoyltransferase complex dimerization subunit type 1 TsaB — translation MLLLAFDTATPAVTAAVHDGTAVLAETDQVDARRHGELLLPAIDRVLREAGVDKHRLTGIAVGVGPGPYTGLRVGLVTAAALGHALGVPVHGVCTLDAIAHRARAEGLAGQPFTVATDARRKEVYWASYDADGRRAEGPAVDRPAELTPRPRAVGAGALLYPEAFPGAHGPEHVSAGALADFAAAELAAGRELLPNVPLYLRRPDAQVPAGYKAVLPA, via the coding sequence GTGCTGCTGCTCGCGTTCGACACCGCTACCCCCGCCGTCACCGCCGCCGTCCACGACGGCACGGCCGTCCTCGCCGAGACCGACCAGGTCGACGCCAGGCGCCACGGTGAACTGCTCCTCCCCGCCATCGACCGGGTGCTGCGGGAGGCCGGTGTCGACAAGCACCGGCTGACCGGCATCGCGGTGGGCGTCGGCCCCGGCCCCTACACGGGCCTGCGGGTCGGCCTGGTGACCGCCGCCGCGCTCGGCCACGCCCTGGGCGTCCCGGTGCACGGCGTCTGCACCCTGGACGCGATCGCCCACCGGGCGCGCGCCGAGGGCCTCGCCGGGCAGCCGTTCACGGTGGCCACCGACGCGCGCCGCAAGGAGGTCTACTGGGCCTCGTACGACGCGGACGGCCGTCGCGCCGAGGGCCCCGCCGTGGACCGCCCGGCCGAGCTGACGCCGCGGCCGCGGGCCGTCGGCGCCGGTGCGCTGCTGTACCCGGAGGCCTTCCCCGGCGCGCACGGGCCCGAGCACGTCTCGGCCGGCGCGCTGGCCGACTTCGCCGCCGCCGAGCTGGCCGCCGGGCGCGAGCTGCTGCCCAACGTGCCGCTGTACCTGCGCCGCCCGGACGCCCAGGTGCCCGCCGGCTACAAGGCGGTGCTCCCGGCGTGA
- the rimI gene encoding ribosomal protein S18-alanine N-acetyltransferase, with protein sequence MRWWDIAPVMELELALFPEDAWSTGMYWSELAEAHRGGTRHYTVATTPDGAIVGYAGLMAVAGEGDVQTIAVDTRHQGTGLGALLLTDLIREAARRDCAELLLEVRVDNPRAQRLYERFGFEPVGIRRNYYQPAGIDALVMRLDHPSTDPKDLKEDRHG encoded by the coding sequence ATGCGCTGGTGGGACATCGCGCCGGTGATGGAGCTGGAGCTGGCGCTCTTCCCCGAGGACGCCTGGTCGACCGGGATGTACTGGTCCGAGCTGGCCGAGGCCCATCGCGGCGGCACCCGCCACTACACCGTGGCCACCACCCCGGACGGCGCGATCGTCGGCTACGCCGGGCTGATGGCGGTGGCCGGCGAGGGCGATGTGCAGACCATCGCCGTCGACACGCGGCACCAGGGCACCGGCCTCGGCGCGCTGCTGCTCACCGACCTGATCCGGGAGGCCGCCCGGCGCGACTGCGCGGAACTGCTGCTGGAGGTGCGGGTGGACAACCCGCGCGCCCAGCGGCTCTACGAGCGCTTCGGCTTCGAACCCGTCGGCATCCGGCGCAACTACTACCAGCCGGCCGGCATCGACGCGCTGGTGATGCGCCTCGACCACCCCAGTACTGACCCGAAGGACCTGAAGGAAGACCGCCATGGCTGA